In one Neobacillus sp. CF12 genomic region, the following are encoded:
- a CDS encoding NAD(P)H-dependent glycerol-3-phosphate dehydrogenase, protein MEKITVIGAGSWGTALSMVLADNEHEVRIWGNSPKSIDEINEKHTNESYLPSIQLPEGIKGYTSLKEALDQVNTILLVVPTKAIREVLQRIREIADTPLTIIHASKGIEPETGMRLSEIIEEDMPKNLIKDIVVLSGPSHAEEVALRHPTTVTAASKNMEAAEAVQQLFMNSYFRVYTNSDVLGVELGGALKNIIALGAGISDGLGYGDNAKAALITRGIAEITRLGYAMGADPLTFIGLTGVGDLIVTCTSVHSRNWRAGNLLGKGHNLDEVLESMGMIVEGVRTAEAAYHLAKKLKVDMPITNAIYNVVHNGKCAKDAVDLLMNRTGKDEIPVTLT, encoded by the coding sequence ATGGAAAAGATAACGGTCATCGGTGCAGGAAGTTGGGGTACAGCCTTATCAATGGTGCTTGCTGATAATGAACATGAAGTCAGAATTTGGGGGAATTCACCTAAATCCATCGACGAAATCAACGAAAAGCATACAAATGAAAGCTATCTCCCATCGATTCAGCTCCCTGAAGGCATTAAGGGATATACGTCTCTAAAGGAAGCGCTGGATCAAGTAAATACCATTCTTCTGGTGGTTCCAACCAAAGCCATTCGTGAGGTGTTACAGCGTATCCGGGAGATAGCCGACACACCATTAACGATCATTCATGCCAGCAAAGGAATCGAACCTGAGACCGGTATGAGGCTCTCTGAAATCATTGAAGAGGATATGCCTAAAAATCTGATTAAAGATATTGTTGTATTGTCAGGTCCGAGCCATGCAGAAGAGGTGGCGCTGCGTCACCCGACTACGGTTACCGCTGCTTCAAAAAATATGGAAGCAGCTGAGGCAGTACAACAGTTATTTATGAACTCCTATTTCCGTGTGTATACCAACTCAGATGTACTTGGAGTAGAATTAGGCGGAGCGTTAAAAAATATCATTGCCTTAGGTGCAGGAATTAGTGATGGTCTTGGCTATGGGGATAACGCCAAAGCAGCCTTAATCACCAGAGGAATCGCTGAAATCACAAGGCTTGGATATGCCATGGGTGCAGATCCCCTCACGTTTATTGGCTTAACAGGGGTAGGAGACTTAATTGTCACTTGTACAAGCGTACACAGCCGTAACTGGCGTGCAGGGAACCTATTAGGGAAAGGTCATAACCTAGACGAAGTTCTCGAGAGTATGGGGATGATTGTTGAAGGGGTTCGAACCGCTGAAGCAGCCTATCATTTGGCAAAAAAATTAAAAGTGGACATGCCAATCACAAACGCCATCTACAATGTAGTCCATAATGGCAAATGTGCAAAAGATGCAGTGGATCTCTTGATGAATAGAACTGGGAAAGATGAAATCCCAGTCACCTTAACATAA
- the galU gene encoding UTP--glucose-1-phosphate uridylyltransferase GalU, translating into MKKVRKAIIPAAGLGTRFLPATKAMPKEMLPIVDKPTIQYIVEEAVASGIEDIIIVTGKSKRAIEDHFDFASELEANLLEKGKTDLLNKVQYSSNLADIHYIRQKEPKGLGHAVWCARNFIGDEPFAVLLGDDIVQSNTPCLRQLIDEHESTHSSVIGVQQVPDNETHRYGIIDPLIQTGRRYQVNNFVEKPKPGTAPSNLAIMGRYVLTPEIFMFLDNPETGAGGEIQLTDAIQKLNSIQRVFAYDFEGQRYDVGEKIGFVKTTIEFALQDEELHDDVLAFIHELLEKEAVLK; encoded by the coding sequence ATGAAAAAAGTACGTAAAGCGATTATTCCAGCAGCAGGTTTAGGAACACGATTTTTACCTGCTACGAAAGCAATGCCAAAGGAAATGCTACCCATTGTCGATAAACCAACGATTCAATATATTGTGGAAGAAGCTGTTGCTTCAGGAATCGAAGATATCATTATCGTTACCGGTAAATCAAAAAGAGCCATTGAAGATCACTTTGACTTTGCTTCTGAACTTGAGGCAAACTTATTAGAAAAAGGAAAAACGGATTTACTGAACAAAGTGCAATACTCCTCTAACTTAGCTGACATTCACTATATCCGTCAAAAAGAACCAAAAGGACTTGGACATGCTGTCTGGTGTGCTCGTAATTTCATTGGCGATGAGCCTTTTGCGGTTCTCTTAGGTGACGATATTGTCCAAAGCAATACCCCTTGCCTGCGCCAATTAATTGACGAACATGAATCTACTCACTCATCGGTGATTGGTGTTCAACAGGTTCCTGATAACGAAACACATCGTTATGGAATTATTGACCCTCTCATTCAAACAGGGCGCCGCTATCAAGTAAATAACTTTGTCGAAAAACCAAAACCAGGAACGGCTCCATCTAACTTAGCGATTATGGGCCGTTATGTCCTAACACCAGAAATCTTTATGTTCTTAGATAACCCAGAGACCGGTGCTGGCGGTGAAATCCAACTAACCGATGCGATTCAGAAACTAAATAGCATTCAACGCGTCTTTGCCTATGACTTTGAAGGACAGCGTTATGATGTTGGAGAAAAGATTGGCTTTGTCAAAACGACAATCGAATTTGCCTTACAAGATGAAGAATTGCACGATGATGTATTAGCTTTCATACACGAGTTACTTGAAAAAGAAGCTGTTTTGAAGTAA
- a CDS encoding right-handed parallel beta-helix repeat-containing protein encodes MLQIQQHKKPLLMVAGIIVILLVVGFYFTREEPDRKIDVSEYGTIGDGIHNDTAAIQKALDAAKQGQGHIQVVVPKGTYKLTQTLRIYQDTHLLLKDGVVFLRSHDDSMLVNGDPGDMYEGYNGNGNITIEGGVWDGNVLEYPDAFNAIGIARAENVTIRNIEVRDVADDHGIDLNSSKNVLIENSRFVGFLDTSADHSRYFSEAIQVSEHTKLGFSQIGEFDGTPNENVTIRNCYFGASGTKGTTAWPVGIGSHGSVHDQFNSDITLSNNTFDGMTFVGIRIFKWKDTTIQDNSFLRSARGIAFSNPSGKGESSKNADGVQTSLPQSGSNVLITGNTFEDISREMIYAVGWPTKKEESKIESIEIRDNRFNNQLGEHQRPAIFLSWVNDVDISNNTINNAYKGMELAFVSDGKVSDNHFEDITSTVIQSSEPDRSYQLQGYTTGLTFTKNTLSRFGKDGISLQNTTDFMIEDNILNAAGSKDSSHVIEIGAHSKSGQITGNTFVSRIGQDLTKVFLSRPDQDVEISGNKSKIK; translated from the coding sequence ATGCTTCAGATTCAACAACATAAAAAACCGCTGCTCATGGTTGCTGGAATCATAGTGATTCTTTTGGTAGTAGGGTTTTATTTTACCAGGGAAGAGCCCGATAGGAAAATTGATGTAAGTGAGTATGGTACGATTGGCGATGGTATTCACAATGATACAGCAGCTATCCAAAAGGCTTTAGACGCTGCCAAGCAAGGTCAAGGGCACATTCAAGTTGTGGTGCCTAAAGGAACATATAAACTAACCCAAACACTAAGAATTTATCAGGATACACATTTGTTGCTGAAAGACGGTGTAGTGTTCCTTCGCAGCCATGATGATTCGATGTTGGTGAATGGTGACCCTGGGGATATGTATGAAGGGTACAACGGAAATGGCAATATCACCATTGAAGGAGGAGTCTGGGACGGGAATGTTCTCGAATATCCAGATGCTTTCAATGCGATAGGGATTGCCCGGGCTGAGAATGTTACGATTCGAAATATTGAAGTAAGAGATGTAGCCGATGATCACGGTATTGATTTAAACTCCTCGAAAAATGTTCTTATTGAAAACAGTAGATTTGTTGGGTTCCTAGATACCAGTGCGGATCACTCTCGCTATTTTTCTGAAGCTATTCAAGTGTCCGAACATACCAAGCTTGGATTTAGTCAAATTGGAGAATTTGATGGGACTCCTAACGAAAATGTAACGATTCGCAATTGCTATTTCGGGGCAAGTGGAACCAAGGGCACGACGGCATGGCCAGTTGGCATTGGGAGTCATGGGTCGGTGCATGACCAATTCAATTCTGACATCACCCTTTCCAATAATACATTTGATGGGATGACGTTTGTCGGGATTCGGATATTTAAATGGAAGGACACCACGATTCAGGATAATTCCTTTTTACGATCCGCACGCGGGATTGCTTTCTCAAACCCCTCGGGAAAGGGAGAGTCCTCCAAGAATGCTGACGGAGTTCAAACCTCTCTCCCTCAATCAGGGAGCAATGTGCTGATCACAGGGAATACCTTTGAAGATATATCTCGCGAAATGATTTATGCAGTCGGGTGGCCTACCAAAAAAGAGGAATCGAAAATAGAGTCGATCGAGATTCGTGATAATCGCTTTAACAATCAACTAGGTGAACATCAGCGACCTGCGATATTCCTAAGTTGGGTTAACGACGTTGATATTAGCAATAATACAATCAACAATGCCTATAAAGGAATGGAGTTAGCTTTTGTGAGTGATGGTAAGGTTTCTGATAATCATTTTGAGGATATTACGTCTACCGTGATACAGTCCTCGGAACCTGATCGTAGCTATCAACTCCAAGGCTATACCACCGGGTTAACCTTTACGAAAAATACCCTTTCTCGTTTTGGAAAAGATGGAATCTCACTTCAAAATACTACAGATTTTATGATTGAGGATAATATCCTTAATGCTGCTGGCAGCAAGGATTCTAGTCATGTTATTGAGATTGGGGCTCATTCCAAGTCGGGGCAAATCACCGGCAATACGTTTGTCTCGCGGATTGGGCAGGATCTAACAAAAGTTTTTCTATCAAGGCCAGATCAAGATGTTGAAATCTCAGGAAACAAAAGCAAGATAAAATAA